One genomic segment of Ehrlichia chaffeensis str. Arkansas includes these proteins:
- a CDS encoding 5-formyltetrahydrofolate cyclo-ligase produces MVVEDIVNKKAELRKKYRKLRKEVKNKKEASYSLLQNYVNNVIIEEMSIISGYIPIDGEIDVLPLMDYLMQQKHIVAIPVIEENSKILLFHQWNTINSVIPNILIVPLIAFDKCLNRLGFGGGYYDNTISKLKPNCKVIGVAYDIQLCDIVPTESHDQILDMVITEKKVYKNI; encoded by the coding sequence ATGGTTGTTGAAGACATTGTCAATAAGAAAGCTGAGTTGCGAAAAAAATATAGAAAGTTAAGGAAAGAAGTAAAAAATAAAAAAGAAGCGTCTTATTCTTTATTACAGAATTATGTCAATAATGTTATCATAGAAGAAATGTCTATAATTTCTGGATATATACCTATAGATGGTGAAATTGATGTATTACCGTTAATGGATTATTTAATGCAGCAAAAACATATAGTAGCAATTCCTGTAATAGAAGAAAATAGTAAAATATTATTGTTTCATCAATGGAATACAATTAATTCTGTGATTCCAAATATATTAATAGTACCTCTTATTGCATTTGATAAATGTTTAAATAGGTTGGGTTTTGGAGGAGGGTACTATGATAATACTATTTCTAAATTAAAACCAAATTGTAAAGTGATAGGTGTTGCGTATGATATACAATTATGTGATATAGTACCTACTGAAAGCCATGATCAAATTTTAGATATGGTGATTACAGAAAAGAAAGTTTATAAAAATATATAA
- the rsmH gene encoding 16S rRNA (cytosine(1402)-N(4))-methyltransferase RsmH: protein MHTPVLLNEMLDILNPQDGKVYVDATFGAGGYTRAILKSANCQVYAIDQDECTNVFYEKLVNDFPGKVHFCVSKFSKIKQILHGAQLKKVDGIVFDIGVSSMQLEDASRGFSFSKDGPLDMRMSTSISNVDASVFVNTAFEEEIANVIYQYGGEKYSRKIAKAIAESRKKKPIKTTGELASIVRSVISRSKNHSIDPATRTFQAIRIWVNKELEELEQGIIDSADLLNPGGKIIVVSFHSLEDRIVKVMFKSLCSGSSVISPIGFQLINKKVIRPSFEEILNNPRSRSAKLRAILKI from the coding sequence ATGCATACTCCAGTTTTATTGAACGAAATGTTAGACATATTAAATCCTCAAGATGGGAAAGTATATGTTGATGCAACGTTTGGGGCAGGGGGATATACTAGAGCAATTTTGAAATCTGCAAATTGTCAGGTTTACGCTATTGATCAAGATGAATGTACTAATGTTTTCTATGAGAAACTGGTTAATGATTTTCCGGGCAAGGTACATTTTTGTGTTAGTAAATTCAGTAAAATAAAGCAAATATTGCATGGAGCTCAATTAAAAAAAGTTGATGGTATAGTATTTGATATAGGAGTTTCTTCTATGCAATTGGAAGATGCTAGTCGTGGTTTTTCTTTTTCTAAAGATGGTCCTCTTGATATGAGGATGAGTACTTCTATAAGTAATGTTGATGCATCGGTATTTGTGAATACGGCATTTGAAGAGGAGATAGCTAATGTTATATATCAGTATGGAGGTGAAAAGTATTCTCGTAAGATAGCGAAAGCGATTGCTGAATCAAGAAAAAAGAAACCAATTAAAACTACGGGTGAACTTGCATCTATAGTAAGATCTGTAATCTCACGTAGTAAAAATCATAGTATTGATCCTGCAACAAGGACATTTCAAGCAATTAGAATATGGGTTAATAAAGAATTAGAAGAATTAGAACAAGGCATAATTGATTCTGCTGATTTATTAAATCCAGGTGGAAAAATAATAGTAGTGTCTTTTCATTCTTTGGAAGATCGAATTGTAAAGGTAATGTTTAAATCATTATGTAGTGGAAGTAGTGTAATTTCACCAATAGGATTTCAGTTAATTAATAAAAAAGTGATAAGGCCAAGTTTTGAAGAAATATTGAATAATCCTAGGTCTAGGTCTGCAAAGCTGAGAGCTATATTAAAAATATAG
- the obgE gene encoding GTPase ObgE: MSFIDEAKVYLKAGNGGNGCSSFRREKFIEFGGPDGGNGGNGGNIVFATSNHINTLLYFRYKQHIKAENGNPGSGKKKSGSSGKDIIIKVPIGTQLYDEDGILIADLSSENQKVIVAQGGKGGTGNANYKTSTNRAPRYFTLGEAGEEKYITLKLKIISDIGIIGLPNAGKSSFLASCTDSKTKIADYPFTTLEPHLGVAFIDNRELVLADIPGLIAGAHLGYGIGDKFLKHIERCSTLLHIIDCTLDDIIDSYECIRKELLLYNKELINKPEFIVLNKSDLLEKKEITKKKQLLSQYTKKEIFVSSIKDNRYAILSTLIQYIHKKNANAEPYIYDPFNI; the protein is encoded by the coding sequence ATGAGCTTTATCGATGAAGCAAAAGTCTACTTAAAAGCAGGAAATGGTGGAAACGGCTGTAGTAGTTTCCGTCGTGAAAAATTTATTGAATTCGGAGGACCAGATGGCGGTAATGGCGGTAATGGTGGCAATATTGTTTTTGCTACAAGCAATCACATTAACACATTACTATATTTTAGATATAAACAGCATATAAAAGCAGAAAATGGAAATCCAGGTTCTGGCAAAAAGAAATCTGGATCATCTGGAAAAGATATTATTATAAAAGTTCCTATAGGCACTCAATTATATGATGAAGATGGAATATTAATTGCTGACCTTAGTTCAGAAAATCAAAAGGTTATAGTAGCACAAGGGGGTAAAGGTGGAACAGGTAATGCTAACTATAAAACATCTACTAATAGAGCACCTCGGTATTTTACCCTCGGAGAAGCAGGAGAAGAAAAATATATCACATTAAAATTAAAAATTATTTCAGATATAGGAATCATAGGATTGCCTAATGCAGGAAAATCCAGTTTTTTAGCTTCATGTACTGACTCAAAAACAAAAATTGCTGATTATCCTTTTACAACCTTAGAACCACATTTAGGAGTAGCTTTTATTGACAATAGAGAATTAGTATTAGCTGATATACCAGGATTAATTGCTGGAGCACATTTAGGATATGGAATAGGTGACAAATTTCTAAAACATATTGAAAGATGTTCTACATTACTACACATCATAGACTGCACTCTAGATGATATTATTGATTCATATGAATGTATTAGAAAAGAATTATTACTTTATAATAAAGAGCTAATTAATAAACCAGAGTTCATAGTATTAAATAAAAGCGATTTACTAGAGAAAAAAGAAATTACTAAAAAAAAGCAATTATTATCACAGTATACAAAAAAAGAGATATTCGTATCATCGATAAAAGATAATCGATATGCTATTTTATCTACTTTAATTCAATATATACATAAAAAAAATGCCAATGCCGAACCATATATATATGATCCATTTAATATATAA
- the eno gene encoding phosphopyruvate hydratase — protein sequence MFNITISKILARQILDSRGYPTIEVETILSNDIKAKACVPSGASVGKFEAVELRDNDKNFYNGYGVTKAINLINSEVAPQIISMNTLNQEKIDNALIEIDGTDNKSRIGANSTLAISLAIAKAAALALNIPLYQYLGGITAKVLPTPLINVINGGMHADNNLDFQEFMIIPNGANKFEDAIRMSAEVFFQLKQILKHKKLNTNVGDEGGFAPNIRINTEVFEIIIDAVEKSGYKMYEDFSLGLDIAASTFYKDQKYKFADYELNTQELVEYYKKIISQYPIISIEDPIAEEDINGWKLITQELGNKIQIVGDDLFVTNCKLIQNGIDNNMANAVLIKPNQIGTLTETFNAIRLAQKNNYNVIISHRSGETEDTTISHIAVATNCGQIKTGSLSRSERLAKYNELLYIEKLLGISAIYYGSL from the coding sequence GTGTTTAATATAACAATTAGTAAAATATTAGCTAGACAAATTTTAGACAGTAGAGGGTATCCTACTATCGAAGTAGAAACAATACTATCAAATGACATAAAAGCAAAAGCTTGTGTACCTTCAGGAGCTTCAGTAGGAAAATTTGAAGCTGTAGAATTACGAGACAATGATAAAAACTTCTATAACGGATACGGTGTAACAAAAGCAATTAATTTAATCAACTCAGAAGTTGCTCCACAAATTATAAGTATGAACACTTTAAACCAAGAAAAGATAGATAACGCATTAATTGAAATAGACGGAACAGATAATAAATCAAGAATTGGAGCAAATTCAACACTTGCAATATCATTAGCAATAGCAAAAGCTGCAGCATTAGCATTAAACATTCCTTTATACCAATATTTAGGAGGAATCACAGCAAAAGTACTTCCTACTCCTCTTATCAATGTTATTAATGGTGGAATGCATGCAGATAATAACCTAGACTTCCAAGAATTTATGATTATTCCAAATGGAGCTAATAAATTTGAAGACGCAATAAGAATGTCAGCTGAAGTATTTTTTCAGTTAAAACAAATTCTTAAACATAAGAAACTCAATACTAATGTAGGAGATGAAGGAGGATTTGCTCCAAACATAAGAATAAATACTGAGGTATTCGAAATCATTATAGATGCTGTAGAAAAGTCAGGATATAAAATGTATGAAGATTTTTCATTAGGGTTAGATATTGCTGCATCTACATTCTACAAAGATCAAAAATATAAATTTGCAGATTATGAATTAAATACTCAAGAATTAGTAGAATATTACAAAAAAATAATTTCACAGTATCCCATCATATCAATTGAAGATCCAATAGCAGAAGAAGATATAAACGGGTGGAAACTTATAACACAAGAGTTAGGTAACAAAATACAAATAGTAGGAGATGATCTATTCGTAACTAACTGTAAGTTAATTCAAAATGGAATTGATAATAACATGGCAAACGCAGTACTAATAAAACCAAATCAAATTGGTACATTAACTGAAACTTTTAATGCTATAAGACTTGCTCAAAAAAACAATTACAACGTTATAATATCACACAGATCAGGTGAAACAGAAGACACTACAATTTCTCACATAGCAGTCGCAACAAATTGCGGACAAATTAAAACTGGTTCTTTATCTAGATCTGAACGCCTAGCAAAATATAACGAACTATTATATATAGAAAAACTACTGGGCATTTCAGCAATATACTATGGATCATTATGA